From Carettochelys insculpta isolate YL-2023 chromosome 3, ASM3395843v1, whole genome shotgun sequence, a single genomic window includes:
- the LGSN gene encoding lengsin: MGVVGFAYKYWVQSYYRTASISDGDLNQNVLGMDKKEELTHQNTVVNDNDDTDGGSICGLQRRRGVKVTEKYVLSLECEKMEIGHPTNSSDHSYQQRAIGHVKAPASPSLQKPSTFSNMEDPKGEGNESFTAEANMQEYILRKTEEVHKDDEEGRRVVERKAEKPEGIQISSNGYQPLGTNPDSKGETSGGSDKTSREGQSVVTDSKSNEEICGGTEVEEEDATEKENKGNLSTQKRDTEESLMLGSGVSKQTLQELKNLLRNNPLLGNRAQYTSKPSRTSSHTHLPKPNEKPVDKRNRSFESFFLHLGGESQKLLCTDNSIGGLQNQSLLFLSSAGSDQQQSEGSNMEHPSRKQPPAYKNTGSTPGIKFDPSPDQTDHSRQPDINNPGNQPLLRLVSLIEHIKEQMARDNIQFVRFEATDLHGVSRSKSIPSRFFHEKAIYGVTMPRGYLELTLSPKDSEVDHISATNFNCDILLSPDLSTFRVLPWTEQTARVICDSFTILGTPLLTSPRYIAKQLLSQLQENGLSLRSAFTYEFCIYGIPEIVNSKMISFPAASILNNYDQLFIQELIEGMYHVGANIESFSSSTGPGQMDISFHPEFGIAAADSAFTFRTGIKEVARKYNYIASFFTEDGFHNSGILSHSLWDFNGQKNLFSVDMGVQVLSDIGKKWLAGLLVHSAALSCLMAPTVSCRKRYSKYSKESKEFVTAKSAFNDNSCAFNIKCHGGKGTQIDNRLGSATANPYLVLAATIAAGLDGIKRELRFQDVSDENQKTDQLKPAAVPLKLEDALAALEDDWCLREALGDTFIRYFVAMKHYELETEETDTERNKFLEYFI; the protein is encoded by the exons atgggggttgtggg ATTTGCCTATAAATACTGGGTACAATCttattacaggactgcttccaTTTCTGATGGTGACTTGAACCAGAATGTGCTAGGTATGGACAAAAAGGAAGAACTCACTCATCAG AACACAGTTGTAAATGACAATGATGACACTGACGGTGGCAGTATATGTGGTTTACAAAGGAGAAGAGGAGTCAAAGTCACTGAAAAATATGTTCTCTCACTGGAATGTGAAAAAATGGAGATTGGCCACCCTACAAACAGCTCAGATCACTCTTATCAGCAAAGAGCAATTGGTCATGTAAAAGCCCCCGCAAGTCCCTCCCTTCAAAAACCATCTACTTTTTCTAACATGGAAGATCCAAAGGGTGAGGGAAATGAGAGCTTCACTGCAGAAGCCAATATGCAAGAGTACATATTGAGGAAAACAGAAGAAGTCCACAAAGATGATGAAGAAGGGAGAAGAGTGGTAGAAAGAAAGGCTGAGAAACCAGAAGGAATACAGATATCAAGCAATGGGTATCAGCCTTTGGGAACCAATCCTGATAGCAAAGGAGAAACCTCTGGGGGTTCAGATAAAACAAGCAGAGAAGGTCAATCTGTGGTGACAGACTCAAAAAGTAATGAGGAAATATGTGGGGGAACAGAAGTTGAAGAGGAGGATGCAACAGAAAAAGAGAATAAAGGTAATTTATCAACCCAGAAAAGAGACACTGAAGAATCTTTGATGTTGGGTTCTGGAGTTTCAAAACAAACATTGCAGGAGCTGAAAAACCTACTCAGAAACAATCCTCTGCTTGGTAACAGGGCCCAATACACTTCCAAGCCCAGCAGAACTTCTTCCCATACACATCTGCCAAAACCCAATGAGAAACCAGTTGACAAACGAAATAGATCCTTTGaatctttttttcttcatttgggaGGGGAGAGTCAAAAACTCCTCTGTACAGACAATTCCATAGGAGGGCTGCAAAATCAGTCCCTCTTGTTTCTCAGCTCTGCTGGATCTGATCAGCAACAATCAGAAGGCAGCAATATGGAGCATCCCAGCAGGAAACAACCACCAGCTTATAAAAACACAGGCAGCACTCCAGGAATTAAATTCGACCCTTCTCCTGACCAGACTG ATCACAGCAGACAGCCTGACATAAATAACCCTGGAAATCAACCTCTTCTTCGTCTGGTCTCGCTTATTGAACACATTAAGGAGCAGATGGCCAGAGACAATATTCAGTTTGTCAGATTTGAAGCAACTGACCTGCATGGAGTATCAAGATCCAAGAGCATTCCTTCTCGTTTTTTTCAT GAAAAAGCAATATATGGTGTGACCATGCCTCGAGGTTACCTTGAACTGACCCTGAGTCCTAAGGACAGTGAAGTGGACCACATAAGTGCAACCAATTTTAATTGTGACATACTTTTGAgtcctgatttgtcaacatttAGAGTTCTACCATGGACTGAACAAACTGCTAGAGTCATTTGTGATTCTTTTACTATATTGGGGACCCCTCTATTGACCTCACCCAGGTACATTGCCAAGCAACTGCTGAGCCAACTTCAGGAGAATGGCTTGTCATTGCGCTCTGCCTTCACCTATGAATTTTGTATTTACGGCATTCCTGAGATTGTAAATTCAAAGATGATATCTTTTCCCGCAGCAAGCATATTAAATAATTATGACCAGCTTTTCATTCAGGAGCTCATTGAAGGAATGTATCACGTTGGTGCCAACATTGAGAGTTTTTCTTCTTCCACTGGGCCTGGACAGATGGACATCTCTTTTCATCCAGAGTTTGGCATAGCTGCTGCTGACAGTGCTTTCACCTTCAGAACAGGCATTAAAGAAGTGGCAAGGAAGTACAACTACATTGCAAGTTTTTTCACAGAGGATGGGTTCCACAATTCAGGGATTCTGTCACATAGTCTGTGGGATTTCAATGGCCAAAAGAATTTGTTTTCGGTTGACATGGGGGTTCAGGTGCTCAGCGATATTGGAAAGAAGTGGCTAGCAGGACTCTTGGTGCATTCCGCTGCTCTCAGCTGCCTGATGGCTCCTACTGTCAGCTGCCGTAAACGCTATTCCAAGTATAGTAAGGAATCTAAAGAGTTTGTGACTGCAAAATCTGCATTCAatgataatagctgtgcttttaaCATCAAGTGCCATGGTGGAAAAGGCACTCAAATAGACAACAGGCTAGGTTCAGCTACAGCAAACCCATACCTGGTGCTTGCTGCTACTATTGCTGCAGGTCTGGATGGAATAAAGAGAGAACTTAGGTTCCAGGATGTATCAGATGAGAACCAGAAAACTGATCAGTTAAAACCTGCAGCAGTCCCTCTGAAATTAGAAGATGCTCTTGCTGCACTTGAGGATGATTGGTGCCTTAGGGAAGCACTGGGTGATACCTTTATTCGATATTTTGTTGCCATGAAACATTATGAGTTGGAAACTGAAGAAACAGATACTGAACGGAATAAATttttagaatattttatttag